TGCAAAGTATAAAGGTATTCCAGTAACTGTAATTGGTCATCAGCGTGGAAGAGATACGAAAGAAAATATTAGACGTAACTTCGGTATGCCACATCCAGAAGGATATCGAAAAGCCCTTCGGTTAATGAAGCAAGCAGAGAAATTTAATCGACCGATCATTACTTTTGTAGACACAAAAGGTGCTTATCCTGGAAAGGCAGCAGAAGAGCGTGGACAAAGCGAAGCGATTGCAAAGAACCTATTTGAAATGGCAGGGTTAAGTGTTCCTATTATTTCTATTGTTATAGGAGAAGGCGGTAGTGGTGGTGCACTTGGTTTAGGGGTTGCAAACTATTTGCATATGTTAGAGAACTCAACATATTCAGTAATTTCCCCAGAAGGTGCTGCTGCATTATTGTGGAAAGATGCTACTCAAGCACAAAGAGCAGCCGAAACAATGAAAATTACAGCTCCTGATTTAAAAGAGTTGGGAATTATTGATGAAATCATTCCAGAAATTAAAGGTGGAGCTCATAAAGATATTGCAAAACAGGCGTCATACATTGATGAAGTTCTTGAACATTCATTGAATGAATTGTTAAAAATTGAGAAAAACGCTTTAGTTGAACATAGATATGACAAATTTAAGTCAATCGGATCTCATCGGTTTGAAAACGTTTAACCTATTGTAATATAAAAGAAGTGCTCCATTTTCTATTGAAAAGGGGTGCTTTTTTAATTATCAGAAGTCTGACTTTAATATTGTTTTCCTGTAATCTTCATGGTATTTTAAAACCATAATAGAGAGTAAGTGAGCAAAGTTATTCAGTTGCATCTTTGAAAGAGAATAAGTATAAAGGATTCAATTAAAGCAATTCT
This Bacillus solimangrovi DNA region includes the following protein-coding sequences:
- the accA gene encoding acetyl-CoA carboxylase carboxyl transferase subunit alpha gives rise to the protein MAGVLEFERPVVELREKIAELKKFTEEKDIDLSDEIKTLEERLHKLESEVYGNLQPWDRVQIARYSERPTTLEYIDYIFTDFLEMHGDRFFGDDEAIVGGIAKYKGIPVTVIGHQRGRDTKENIRRNFGMPHPEGYRKALRLMKQAEKFNRPIITFVDTKGAYPGKAAEERGQSEAIAKNLFEMAGLSVPIISIVIGEGGSGGALGLGVANYLHMLENSTYSVISPEGAAALLWKDATQAQRAAETMKITAPDLKELGIIDEIIPEIKGGAHKDIAKQASYIDEVLEHSLNELLKIEKNALVEHRYDKFKSIGSHRFENV